In Kaistia defluvii, one genomic interval encodes:
- a CDS encoding autotransporter domain-containing protein, whose protein sequence is MSKSESVGGYGHRQQNRNSVSPSETGDARPSAWRSALFGSAATGAMILAMGAPAWGACVTNGTTLDCSGNLSSGIDIAETDSIDTLNVSGVTGDIAPTEGTSGIRFLSNGAVTIESNTGAHAIHATGDGADGIKAQSYEDGDENIGDISINHTGAVKSDEGFGVWAETDGAITLTTNGAIEAGKDAINLHGTMGGAITIDVTSDLTSTGGAGIAASTNGGISEVSVGDINAATDGIALQSFETGTVSVDHTGDIDALGGHGIYASGNNTVTSTSEGEIHAFSDGIHLEGHGYGDPMILTHTGSITTDEGYGVYADAIVHVNVDVNGAIDAGGTGIDARSSEGSTTVNHQGGSLISREGDGIVAKSPNSTVLVTNDGTLQAKGFGIYAESGSGQVTVSQTGSLESFEGKGIYATSGNGNVEVSKTGTVTAKLDAVTATSGGGSAKVTQTGAITSYTGRGVVVTSGSSTATLEGSGAITAKGDAITVSSSVSATVNHTSGAIESTNGSGIKVSASGGTASVTNSGKITAFQDGIRSEATYSNTISQTGAITASNGAGIWATSSGGSVSVTSSGDIESKTTGIHAKSESGNVIVAQTGTVTSNAGKGIDTYTPSGSITIGTGAVVSKLDGITATNLSGQAIGITSAGVTSYDGAGILASSATGSITITNNDAVTAQLEGIKATNLGDGTVSITQNGGLTSYSKTGITAWSSTGAINVTGEGAITAELDGIKVGNEGYGKITIDRSGVITAYKGSAIIASSTDGEISVKNTGVITAELDGIVATNIGAAKVSVTQNGNLTAYKGTGIVAASASGEVAVSNTGTLVADLDGIVATNKGDTTVSVYQDGNLTANKGTGIVATSTTGEVSVTSIGQLIADLDGIVATNVGMQGVTVDAGGVTANKGTGIIAESSLGSVTVLGTGNILADLDGIIAKNEGAAAISVTRSGDITASNGTGIVAVSALGAITIISDGTILAKTDGIYASNLSDQGTISVDHTGDITTTNGSGIRVETANADIDVTTNGDIDAAQDGIHLTSYGDQDVTINGGSVKGGEGFAGVNFDGGHLNSLTNNLGGEILSADGINGLAISARDSNTTIVNDGTITGNVVLSDWANGFLNGEDGTFNMGNTIHLGAGNTLTNNGIATIGGDAIATTALTGSFVNGSTGTLRIDIDLENSTADQLQVSENAQMAGSLGLHLTSMGEFGQTFTVVTAENITTNGLSVSNPLVNYTIQSSGSDHLDLTVAGYDYLTQGLSPNGTAIGGYLNSAIGNSPSLDPIGLALLNLASLDEVNDAYNQLSPDTYLNEQMTAIYDSLGFATSMLSCKVRDGAYAFNAEGECAWGRIGYSTFDRETTADSAGFDRNTWELAGGAQYALKDDYRIGFAVAAGTSKATGVDGAISDGKRIEGGLVVKYVPGPLTLAAGVSGSYGWYDTERSVNFGDFSNDLTGKPEAGSLNARLRASYDFGNESIYIRPQIEGNATYLYQAAFTEEGGIAAVSVDSGSRTVFSVAPEVEVGGQVITAGGTMIRPYVKGGVTVFSNDSFDLNARFAADTSGTNDFTVTSSTDRLLWNTSVGVDMLFENGNTVRAFYDGNFGQTSTENAFGLKASHNF, encoded by the coding sequence GTGTCTAAATCAGAAAGCGTAGGGGGCTACGGCCACCGTCAGCAGAACCGCAATTCCGTTTCGCCGAGCGAGACGGGCGATGCGCGGCCTTCGGCCTGGCGCAGCGCTCTGTTCGGCAGTGCCGCCACCGGCGCGATGATCCTGGCGATGGGCGCTCCGGCCTGGGGTGCCTGCGTCACAAACGGCACCACGCTCGATTGCAGCGGCAACCTTTCCAGTGGAATCGACATCGCCGAGACTGACAGCATCGACACGCTCAACGTCTCGGGCGTCACCGGCGATATCGCGCCGACCGAAGGCACGTCCGGCATCCGCTTTCTTTCGAACGGTGCGGTCACCATCGAAAGCAACACCGGCGCACACGCCATTCATGCAACGGGCGACGGTGCCGACGGCATCAAGGCGCAGAGCTATGAGGATGGCGACGAGAATATCGGCGACATCTCGATCAACCATACCGGCGCTGTGAAGTCTGACGAGGGCTTTGGCGTCTGGGCGGAGACCGATGGCGCCATTACGCTGACCACCAACGGCGCGATCGAGGCCGGCAAGGATGCCATCAACCTGCATGGCACCATGGGCGGCGCGATTACCATCGACGTCACCAGCGACCTGACTTCGACCGGCGGCGCCGGCATCGCGGCTTCGACCAATGGCGGCATCAGCGAAGTCAGCGTCGGCGATATCAACGCCGCGACGGACGGCATCGCGCTGCAGAGCTTCGAGACCGGCACCGTCTCGGTCGACCACACCGGCGACATCGATGCGCTGGGCGGCCATGGCATCTACGCCTCTGGCAACAATACCGTCACGTCGACGAGCGAAGGTGAGATCCACGCTTTTTCGGACGGCATCCATCTGGAAGGCCATGGTTATGGCGACCCGATGATCCTGACGCATACGGGTTCGATAACCACCGACGAAGGCTATGGCGTCTATGCGGATGCCATCGTGCACGTCAATGTCGACGTCAACGGCGCGATCGATGCCGGCGGCACCGGCATCGACGCGCGGTCGAGCGAGGGTTCGACTACCGTCAACCATCAAGGCGGCTCGCTGATCTCCCGCGAGGGTGACGGTATCGTCGCCAAGTCGCCGAACAGCACGGTTTTGGTAACAAACGATGGAACGCTTCAGGCAAAGGGCTTCGGCATCTATGCCGAAAGCGGCTCCGGCCAGGTTACCGTCAGCCAGACCGGCTCGCTGGAGTCCTTCGAAGGCAAGGGCATCTATGCGACCTCGGGCAATGGCAATGTCGAGGTTAGCAAGACCGGCACCGTGACGGCCAAGCTGGATGCCGTGACCGCCACGTCGGGCGGCGGCTCGGCCAAGGTCACACAGACCGGCGCCATCACCTCCTATACCGGCAGGGGCGTTGTCGTGACGTCGGGTTCCAGCACGGCAACGCTGGAAGGATCCGGCGCCATCACCGCCAAGGGTGACGCGATCACGGTCTCCAGCAGCGTGAGCGCAACGGTAAATCATACGTCCGGCGCGATCGAATCCACCAATGGTTCCGGCATCAAGGTCAGCGCGAGCGGCGGCACGGCCTCAGTCACCAATAGCGGCAAGATCACGGCTTTCCAGGACGGTATCCGCTCGGAAGCGACCTACAGCAACACGATCAGCCAGACCGGCGCCATCACGGCTTCGAACGGCGCCGGCATCTGGGCAACCTCCAGCGGCGGCAGCGTTTCCGTTACCTCGTCGGGCGATATCGAGAGCAAGACCACCGGCATCCACGCCAAGAGCGAAAGTGGCAATGTCATCGTCGCGCAGACCGGCACAGTGACCTCGAATGCCGGCAAGGGCATCGATACCTACACGCCGAGCGGCTCGATCACCATCGGCACCGGCGCCGTTGTCTCCAAGCTTGATGGCATCACGGCGACCAATCTGAGCGGCCAGGCGATCGGCATCACCAGCGCGGGCGTCACGTCCTATGATGGTGCAGGCATCCTGGCTTCGTCGGCGACGGGTTCGATTACCATCACCAATAACGACGCCGTGACGGCGCAGCTGGAAGGCATCAAGGCCACCAACCTCGGCGACGGCACCGTCTCGATCACCCAGAACGGCGGCCTGACCTCCTATTCGAAGACCGGCATCACCGCCTGGTCATCGACGGGCGCGATCAACGTCACCGGCGAAGGCGCCATCACCGCGGAACTCGACGGCATCAAGGTCGGCAACGAGGGCTACGGCAAGATCACGATCGACCGGTCCGGCGTCATCACCGCCTACAAGGGCAGCGCGATCATCGCCTCGTCGACCGATGGCGAAATCTCGGTCAAGAACACCGGCGTGATCACGGCCGAACTCGACGGTATCGTCGCGACCAATATCGGCGCCGCCAAGGTCAGCGTCACCCAGAACGGCAACCTGACGGCCTACAAGGGCACCGGCATCGTCGCCGCCTCGGCATCGGGCGAAGTCGCGGTTTCCAACACCGGCACGCTGGTCGCGGATCTCGACGGCATCGTCGCCACCAACAAGGGCGACACCACCGTCAGCGTTTATCAGGACGGCAATCTGACGGCCAACAAGGGAACGGGCATCGTCGCCACCTCGACCACAGGCGAAGTCTCGGTCACCAGCATCGGCCAGTTGATCGCCGATCTCGATGGCATCGTCGCCACCAATGTCGGCATGCAGGGCGTCACGGTCGATGCCGGCGGCGTTACGGCCAACAAGGGAACGGGCATCATCGCCGAATCCTCGCTGGGTTCCGTGACCGTGCTCGGCACCGGCAATATCCTGGCCGATCTCGATGGCATCATCGCCAAAAACGAGGGCGCAGCCGCCATCAGCGTTACGCGGAGCGGCGACATCACCGCCAGCAATGGCACCGGCATTGTCGCCGTGTCGGCGCTGGGCGCCATCACCATCATCAGCGATGGCACCATCCTGGCCAAGACGGACGGCATCTATGCTAGCAATCTCAGCGACCAGGGCACCATCTCGGTCGACCACACCGGCGACATCACCACCACGAACGGCAGCGGCATTCGCGTCGAGACCGCCAACGCCGACATCGATGTCACCACCAACGGCGATATCGATGCGGCCCAGGACGGCATTCACCTGACCAGCTATGGCGACCAGGACGTCACGATCAATGGCGGCTCGGTGAAGGGCGGCGAAGGCTTCGCCGGCGTCAACTTCGACGGCGGACATCTGAACTCGCTCACCAACAACCTGGGCGGCGAGATCCTCAGCGCCGACGGCATCAACGGCCTCGCCATCTCGGCGCGGGACAGCAACACGACGATCGTCAACGACGGCACGATCACCGGCAATGTCGTCCTCAGCGACTGGGCGAACGGCTTCCTCAATGGCGAGGACGGCACGTTCAACATGGGCAACACCATCCATCTCGGCGCCGGCAACACGCTGACCAACAACGGCATCGCCACGATCGGCGGCGACGCCATCGCAACGACCGCGCTCACCGGCTCGTTCGTCAACGGCTCGACCGGCACACTTCGGATCGACATCGATCTGGAGAACTCGACGGCCGACCAGCTTCAGGTCAGCGAGAACGCCCAGATGGCCGGTTCGCTCGGCCTGCATCTGACTTCGATGGGAGAATTCGGCCAGACCTTCACGGTCGTCACGGCGGAAAACATCACCACCAATGGCCTGTCAGTGTCCAATCCGCTGGTCAACTACACGATCCAGTCTTCGGGCAGCGACCATCTCGACCTGACCGTCGCCGGTTACGATTACCTGACCCAGGGCCTGAGCCCGAACGGCACGGCGATCGGCGGCTATCTCAACAGCGCGATCGGCAACTCGCCATCGCTCGATCCGATCGGCCTGGCGCTGCTGAACCTCGCCTCGCTGGACGAAGTCAACGATGCCTACAACCAGCTCTCGCCGGATACCTATCTGAACGAGCAGATGACGGCGATCTATGACTCGCTCGGCTTCGCCACCAGCATGCTGAGCTGCAAGGTCCGCGACGGCGCCTATGCCTTCAACGCCGAGGGCGAATGCGCCTGGGGCCGGATCGGCTACAGCACGTTCGACCGCGAGACGACGGCGGACAGCGCCGGCTTCGACCGCAATACCTGGGAACTGGCCGGCGGCGCGCAATATGCGCTCAAGGATGACTACCGCATCGGCTTCGCCGTCGCGGCAGGCACCTCGAAGGCGACCGGCGTCGATGGCGCGATCAGCGACGGCAAGCGGATCGAGGGCGGTCTCGTCGTGAAGTATGTCCCCGGCCCGCTCACGCTGGCAGCCGGCGTTTCGGGCAGCTATGGCTGGTACGATACCGAGCGTTCGGTCAATTTCGGCGACTTCAGCAACGACCTGACCGGCAAGCCGGAGGCCGGCTCGCTCAATGCCCGCCTGCGCGCCTCCTATGACTTCGGCAACGAGTCGATCTACATCCGTCCGCAGATCGAAGGCAACGCGACCTATCTCTACCAGGCGGCGTTCACCGAAGAAGGCGGCATCGCCGCCGTCTCCGTCGACAGCGGCTCGCGCACCGTGTTCAGCGTCGCGCCGGAAGTGGAAGTGGGCGGCCAGGTCATCACGGCTGGCGGCACGATGATCCGGCCCTACGTCAAGGGCGGCGTCACCGTCTTCTCAAACGACAGCTTCGACCTCAACGCCCGCTTCGCCGCGGACACGTCGGGGACGAACGACTTCACCGTCACCAGCAGCACCGACCGGCTGCTGTGGAACACCTCGGTGGGCGTCGATATGCTGTTCGAGAACGGCAACACCGTGCGCGCCTTCTACGACGGCAATTTCGGCCAGACCTCGACCGAGAACGCCTTCGGCCTGAAGGCCAGCCACAACTTCTGA
- a CDS encoding extracellular catalytic domain type 1 short-chain-length polyhydroxyalkanoate depolymerase produces the protein MRPLSDTLARLAAMKARAAAPPSRSGPSRLVPFRLSGSDPGHLDAKVFIPSRPARDAALVVVLHGCTQTADGYDHGSGWSTLAEEQGFFLLFPEQQRANNPNLCFNWFLPEHTQRGRGEAASIRGMIEAMSRAHAIDPRSVFITGLSAGGAMAATMLATYPEVFAGGAIIAGLAHGVAQSVPEAFDRMRGHALPSQSLLQGGLRSASSHGGPWPTISIWQGTADNTVHASNADAIVDQWLEVHALERSLSARRTLGSRTTSEWSGRDGEVKITQHRIDGMGHGAPLASTGPAAYGNPGPYMLDVGIGSTHEIAEDWGLTGNVVRARPAEQPTGTVSGDEYVRSDAMPEPAHVGERASAGVDAAPGKVGEIIEAALRSAGLMK, from the coding sequence ATGCGGCCCCTCTCCGATACCCTCGCGCGGCTCGCCGCGATGAAAGCCCGCGCCGCGGCCCCGCCGTCCCGCAGCGGCCCGTCGCGTCTCGTGCCGTTCCGCCTCAGCGGTTCCGATCCCGGCCATCTCGACGCCAAGGTCTTCATCCCGTCGCGGCCGGCTCGCGACGCGGCGCTCGTCGTCGTACTGCATGGCTGCACGCAGACGGCCGATGGCTATGACCACGGATCCGGCTGGTCCACACTCGCCGAGGAACAGGGGTTCTTTCTGCTCTTCCCGGAGCAGCAGCGCGCCAACAATCCCAATCTCTGCTTCAACTGGTTTCTGCCGGAACACACGCAGCGGGGGAGGGGCGAAGCTGCCTCCATTCGCGGGATGATCGAGGCGATGAGTCGCGCGCATGCGATCGACCCGCGCAGCGTCTTCATCACTGGGCTGTCGGCGGGCGGCGCCATGGCCGCGACGATGCTCGCCACCTATCCCGAAGTCTTTGCCGGCGGCGCCATCATCGCGGGGCTCGCGCACGGCGTTGCCCAAAGCGTTCCCGAAGCCTTTGACAGGATGCGGGGCCATGCCCTGCCGTCGCAGAGCCTGCTGCAGGGCGGCCTTCGAAGCGCCTCCTCGCATGGCGGTCCGTGGCCGACGATTTCGATCTGGCAGGGCACGGCCGACAATACGGTTCATGCCTCCAATGCGGACGCCATCGTCGATCAATGGCTCGAGGTGCATGCGCTCGAGCGCAGCCTCTCGGCCAGGCGGACGCTCGGCAGTCGCACAACGAGCGAATGGTCGGGCCGCGACGGGGAAGTGAAGATCACGCAGCACCGGATCGACGGGATGGGCCACGGTGCGCCGCTCGCCTCGACCGGACCGGCCGCCTACGGCAATCCCGGTCCCTATATGCTGGATGTCGGCATCGGCTCGACGCATGAGATCGCGGAAGACTGGGGCCTGACTGGCAATGTCGTCCGGGCACGGCCGGCGGAACAGCCGACCGGCACCGTGTCGGGCGACGAATATGTCCGCAGCGACGCCATGCCGGAGCCCGCCCACGTCGGCGAGCGGGCTTCGGCGGGCGTGGACGCGGCCCCGGGAAAGGTCGGCGAGATCATCGAAGCCGCGCTGAGATCCGCCGGCCTCATGAAGTAA